A single genomic interval of Pangasianodon hypophthalmus isolate fPanHyp1 chromosome 8, fPanHyp1.pri, whole genome shotgun sequence harbors:
- the smim24 gene encoding small integral membrane protein 24, with protein sequence MSHLRSVLACLLMLVSICQANTGGLRTSTSTQGRGLLTNALVGLGAMAGFLFIVFVILIVKRLFFKKVKDEKQPDPEVCGAYENKALEVETPEDTKTTNL encoded by the exons ATGTCGCACCTAAGGAGCGTCCTCGCTTGTCTACTGATGCTCGTCTCGATTTGCCAGGCAAACACTG GTGGTCTGAGGACCAGCACCAGCACTCAGGGGAGAGGCTTGCTGACCAACGCGCTTGTGGGATTGGGGGCGATGGCCGGCTTCCTCTTCATCGTCTTCGTCATCCTCATTGTGAAAAGGCTCTTTTTCAAGAAAGTCAA GGATGAAAAGCAGCCTGACCCTGAGGTCTGTGGAGCATATGAAAACAAAGCTCTCGAGGTGGAGACACCAGAAGACACCAAAACCACCAACCTGTAA